ttttttgtggttcttttctgcatttaaaacctaaaatgcgttggtgccgaccctaacacaagaggaaggttacaCCTGTTCTGTTTTAACTAAATAATACTCAACACCAGCTTCAGTGGGCGAGGTAAGAATCAGGTGtagttcttgttcttcttgttcccTCCGTTTGTTTTCATCTCCATCTATTAACAACGGACCTTTTCAGTGACACGACCTGAGCTCATTACTGTTCCAGTTAGTGTTCTCTGATTGGTCGGATGCTGACAGTAGATGcgtttccacttcctgtttgtgatGCGTCCTGTCTCACCTGGCCACAGCTGCAGCAGGTAATGCAACGCCTCGATATGTCGTTTGAAATCCACCGCGCTCGCCAACTCTTCCCCCTGACCCAAACCTttggctcctcctcttcctcttcctcctcctcctcctttccagGCCTCCTGGGTCGGGGTGAGGAGCACTGGGCCAAAGCAGACCGCCAGGTTCTGATGCGTCATGCGGTTGGACGAGTTGAAGGACGCCACCAGACTGAGGTGGTCCAGAAGGAGGGACAGCGTGGCCTGAGGAGAGGACGAGTAGGGACGGAAAGTAAAGTCTGATGTTTTTCAATTTCACTCATTTTAATTAGACTGAAtgtaatgccacatttccactatgtggaactggctcgactggacttgggtaccaggtcctattcctggagactgtttccattacaggatactacagactttacagtacctggacgtcatagcgatgtgacgcgttacttccgtgttgtctgctcagagtcacTGATAAGCTCGCTTGTTGCCtgttgtcttgtcaaactcatgcgtaatttttacgtcagccaccaaagactgaatctcctgactgaatggtgtagttttacaggctgtcatcatgtggaataacctaccgctatatttactgcaaACTTCCAcaactgttttttgtaaaacggcgggtcacagagacgactctgtgaccaatcagtggtctgcagtgtttacacgtcaccttttagtatctggtccccagtcctggaaccttggcaggggtgataccaaaaaactagtactgggtaccagattccaggtcctttatcataatggaaacgcaaaaaggttgagtcgagtcaagccgagccggtaccacagagtggaaacatggcattagaGACTCAGATAACTGACCTTCTCTGGAGGCGGCAGACAGTCCAGAAGCTCCACCGTACTCTGGGCCAGGTCAGGGTCTGGGTCGGCAGGTGGGACGGGTGGAGGTCGTAGGGTCATGGCCTCCCGGACCACATGGTACAGCGTCCTGGTGATGAGTGGAGACGGCAGCTCCCGCAGGTAGTCCTTCAGTATGCCTGAGGAAACAACAGCAGTGACCTTTAACCCCAGGTGTCACTGTGAGATCGACACCTgtgatgacctctgaccccactgTGAGTTAGGCACCTgtgatgacctctgaccccactgTGAGTTAGGCACCTGTGATGACCTCTGACCCTGCAGCTCACCTGTAATGACGTTGATGTCGGGGTAGAGGTCCTCGCCGAGGCAGACGGCAGAGCTGTTCCTCTCAAACCAATCCCTGAGCTCCTTCTtcacagcagcagaaccacaaagTCTGTACAGACCGACTACCTGAAAGgaaaggatggatggagggattaCTAAACGGACGGAcagaaagacggatggctggctGGCTGATGCAGTGGTACCTTCAGTCCTCGTCGTTCTATCTCTGCTACAGTTTTCTGGATGAGCAGAGGGACTGGAGCTGCAGATCCTTCCTTCTCCACCAGGTGGTGCAGTTCAACACCAAACACATTGGCAGGAGTGGACGAATCACAGCTGGGCTGCACAGAGGAACCACTGACATGTTCACCTCAGGAGGATCTACTGTTAATGCTTCACCATGGTGATGCTTCACCATGCTTCACCAAATCGACTGTGATGTAAGATTATGTCCAATGTTTTCAGAGGCAGGAggtcacagcacacacacacacacacacacacacatatatatacacctgTGTGATGTCATCTTCCATTTACCTGTGTGTCCCATTTCTCTTGCAGAGACAGTTTGACATAAAGCAGACCTCTGGGCTCCAGCTTCACACACAGCTGTTGACTGCGACTCCCTGACAAACAACAGCACAGATAATAATACAGTCCACATCCAGTGTGTTCATGTGTTACCAAAACAACACCAGCTGTAAAGACCTGCTGGTGTGGAGGAACAGACCTTTAAAGAGTGGAGGGATAGAAACTCCCCCCAGACAGCACACCCTGTTCCTGCTTGGACCACAGGAAGTCTGATTCTCATTGGTCCCTGGTTTAGCTCCTCCTACCGCTTGTGGATTGGCTGCAACAGGGAATGTAAGTAATAAAATGTGACGTACTGTTGACAGTTTTTAACCGTTAACCATTTTATCGATCAAATTCAaggaaatacagaaaataatgatGAATTTTCATCACGATGAAGATCTTCTTCCAGTCGTACCTGGTGTTAAGACCACGACCCGCAGTTGTCGCGCTCTCTCCAGTTCCAGGTGAAAGGCGTGGTTTAATGAGAGGGCGGGGCCTCGCATGGCCAGAGGGGCAGTCCGGGCTCTCGTGACCCCGTCAATCTGGATCACCAAGAAGACGTCCTTGCTGCCCTCTGACCTGAAGGAATACATTCACAAACACTGTTAGCTCCTTTGGTAGCTGGTTTCAGCATTAGCATACCCACTGGTTTGTATCTTCTCTGCTGGCCAGTTTCTGCATTGGTTTTAATCTCCTCTGTTAACCAGTTTCTGCATTAGCATACATACTGGTTTCCATCTCCTCTGCTAGCTGTTTTCTATGCTAGCATGCCTACTAGTTTTAGTCTCTTGTGTTAGCTAGTATCCATGGTCTTTTAGCGGTTGTTCTTCATCTTCTCTATCAGGTGTTTTCTGTTTTACCTGCTGGTTTCCATCTCCTCTGCTAGCTGTTTTCTATACTAGCAGGCCTACTAGTTTTACTCCATGGTCTTTTAGCGGTGGTTCTTCATCTTCTCTGTCAgctgttttctgttttacctGCTGGTTTTCATCTCCTCCAGACCCAGCAGGTGGACTGTCAGTAGTCCCGTCACCCGTTGGCTGCATCGTGGTGGATCTGAACCCAAGTACAGACGGAACGAGCTGACGTCACAAGCCGACTCCTGGGAGGTGACAGTTTGAGGAGTCTGTTGCCGTGGTAACAGCTCAGGAGAGTCTCCATCACTAAGGTAACCTGAGAAAAGAGCAGCCGTGTTTTCaagagataaaaaaaagaaaactgatctTGTCAGATAAGGGGTCAGTGTGATGATGGTCACCTCCTTTACTGGCAGAACGTCCTCTGGATGGTCGTCTGAGCGGTCTGGCTGGAGGGGCGGAGCTATCCAGGTGATATTTACTGATTACATTCTGATTGGACGAATTCTTAGCGGTTGACGTCCCCTCGTCTCCGCTTCCTCTGCTGTCGTTGCCGTGGCGATGGGCTCGAGAGGAGGCAGAGCGAAGGCTGAGTTTGCGTCGGAGCTCTGGAAGTTTCTTCATCTTCATGGAGAGCTTCCTCACCGTCCCCGGAGACCTCAGTCTGTCAATCATACTGCCAGACACGCCCCCTTTTTTCTGAGAGGCGGGGCTTGAATCTGAGGGCGGAGAGTCTGAGAGAGAAGAAAGTACatcaacaaactagaagcacaGGTGCACACTGGGAAATCAGCAGATACATGGGGTTTGGAGCAAGGTTATtgttgttaacgaaaactaaggaaatgacgaaaactagaattgtaaaaacattttcgttaactgaaataaataaaaattataattaaaagaaaaaacgataactgaaactgtattgtgtgcttacaaaactataacggataaaaattatggataaaattcccttcattttcgtctttggcaatgttggattgatatgaaatcgattcatttccctaaagcaattttagctgctggtaccATAGGATagttaacggtccgtcacttctcgccacttgtcgtttagagtcgttttCTGGTCCAAACTCTacccggaaacatggagactaaagttgggagaaagcagcagagtcctgtctgggatttatttgaatacgacgacgaagaagagaaaagatataaagaaactaatactaaactaaaactaagcatttataccacaggtgtcaaacatgcggcccaggggccaaaaccagcccgccaaaggttcccgccaaagtgcaagttagggcatcaaactcaaaaataacatcataatagcctataaataatgacaactccaaattgttttattgcaaaaaatgacattcagtttgtgaaaatgtttgcctgttactaaatgttttgtgcatatgtataaatgataagtcgaggcataatattgataaaattgtacttatatttcttaacaaattttttttttcaggttattcacatcctttttgtttggatagtttgtaaacgtaaatattgacataattgaatattattttttgcactaaaacaatttggagttgtcactatttattggttatcatgctgttattttactggtccggcccactgcacattaaattgggctgaatgtgcccccccccacccccccacccccccgccggaagaaaatgagtttgagacccctgatttagaaaataacgaaaactcataaaaactagcaaacctgctctaaaaacaaattaaaactaactgaattagaggaaaaaaaagtctgaactaaataaaattaaactaaaatgaaaaatcccacACTCTTGGAACCGTGGTTTGGAGCGTGCTCACCTGTGATATTATCGATGTGATGGCTAACACTTGGATTGGTCCCCTCCCACACTCCTCCAGGCTCAGTCCTGCTGTCTCCTGGCCCCGTTCTCCGAGGTTCAGCGTCCCTCCTCTTCCAGACCAGCTCCTCTTCCTGGCCACGCCCTCTCGGATCAGGCCCCTCCCCGTAACCCCGCCCCACTATGTCCTCCTCCTCGGGGATGGGGTTGTACCAGATGTTGTTGCTGCCGCTCTCCTCCTGCAGACTGTAGGCCTCATCTGAAGCCTGGGCCTTTCCTGAGGACAGCACCCAGGCTCGGCTGctgcgctccaggctctgcaGGTAGGCGCGCTGGCCGGACAGCTTGGACCCGTTAGTGGAGCCTCCTGCTGGTTGGGAGGAGTCCTGTAGTAGAGGATCCCAGCTTCTGTCACTACACTGTTCCACCTGAGGGAGGAGGATGGGGTCAAAGGGCAAGTGGAGGGTTAAACCACAGATATCAACAGCTGCATAGCTACCGATCTATGTTCCAGAATACTACTTCCtctcatctgttttttgtaaaatgttttaGATTTGATTAAATGAATGTCTGGTGTTGAGGATAATTTCTAATTAAGTACGCTTTTGTCTTTTGTGAAGCATGCTTAATATATGtgaaaactagtgctgggcaacaattgaaattcttaatcgcgtggatttctgtgattaatcatgattaatcacatagttatatgtggggggggttgccggcatcaagtgatcattaagtgatatttcagacttgaagtactccggtgataaaaaataattccacatgtcagtgcttacagacacctgtgtccttctcagccccaccatctgaagacatttaaaatgaaaatgtccatggaaaggACCGCTACTactctccatgtttatgtccacaccagtttatttccggttctgagtgattgacaggagtcttaagcccaccccaaatgctaTCATTGGTTGAAATGCATGATGATGCCGATTGTCAAACTAACCCTGATCCACATCCCCCTGTTCttgtgacccatggtttacctacgaGTATTCACAGAGCCAGAGCAACGGACTGAAAAaagaatatgtgatgttcagttgttaaaagcaagcaaagggggccttCTAGGggtgggaataagttgcactaacgtatgttttgtccttttggtgttcCCGTacccagttcggacataagaaggaactaacagacatgtttctttcactctgtttgtatggccccaaaaacgtttgcctgtgagtattttatgttcagttgtcagaatgaatattatcaaatatctctgatgtgaatctttgttgctggataaaaagacgtaaatcttaagttaatctgtaaatgctaattgttagcgtgtctatggattttcccattcaagttagcatcgagctagtgatcgttttcccattcatttaaatgtgtaatggcatataaatgtactaaggcagtgaacagaactcagacatattttgtttgtatgttgcagttttacagtgagtctacaggaacagatttggagagaagtttttggCATCCAGCTTTTcctggtaaacctgttgtctatctgctgagctaatcgctacacgcacacaagcagaggcagaagaataggagttagaataaaatggcattaaggtgagatttttaaaaaattgtcggcgttatttaatgaatgcgttaacgcggtaataacgcattaacttgcccagccctagtgaaaacataaaataagatgagctatattttctttattcattAAAAATACTGAGGCTGCTTATTAATGTTTTCTTAAAAGCAACAAATCTTTTAGGTATTTACAATTTAaactttttgtgtcttttctccTCAGTGTGAAGAAACTTGCAAACTGTGCTTCActtgttagctaatgttagcatgtagCATAATGTTAGCTATTAGCTCAGTAGCCAGTTAGGCCCGTGTAACTTGCTAGTGTTGTGATATTAGCTGTTGTTGGCTAGTTAACTAAAACATATctgattttactttttaaaaaagcaCATGTATTTGATCAATCTAACAGTGTTATATTTCATAGCAACTAAGACTAAATGTAATGCTgatctttgtttttgttaaatctagaaatgagTATAAATTACTTCCCGGTGACAGTAAATAGTAATTTTGTAAATCTGTGCGATCCAGTACAGATAGTGTCAGGAGAAATTAAGTGAAGCAAATCCATTTTACTCAAGGTTGAGGCTGAAGACGACAGTTTTCCAAAGACTGAATCTGTCAGAGTCTATAATGAGATAATTATATAAATATTGTTTTTTAATTGATGCTTAATGATCCACTTATGTGTTTTCTAATTATCTAATTCCtcttccttttgttttgtttgtacttAATCTAAAGGTTACACTGTCCGCAGCTCAGAGAGAATCAAACTACCAACCTTCTGACTCCAGGCCTGCAGTGGTGCATCCTGGGATTTTACGGCAGACATCTTGGGGGCGGAGCTCAAGGTGGGCGGGCATGCAGACCCCTGGCCTGCCCACTGCTGTTTCTTAGCAACAGTGATGTGATTCcgtggaggggagggggggtcgGGGACAGGTGATGATGGCGATGAAGACGATTGGACGACATCTGGAGACGAACACACAGCAGGTAACTGAGCATGCTCCAACGCTCACATGACCACAACATCCTGTCACCTGACTATTGATCCTTTGATGCTTGGAATTGATTCAACTTGTAGTCTCATATTTTTACCCACGCTCCTCTTCTGTTTTCTTAAATTTGTATTTTCACTGACTCATCTTTGAATGGACCATATTTATACTCAGTCATATCTGCTGAAGTGCATTTGTATTCATCTTCATTTTAGATTTGACTAGTTTTACTTAGAATTGACCATATTTTTACCTCGTCTCAAACCCAACATTATTGACCACATTTTAACCTGAAGTGACTGTATTTTTACCCCATATCAGAATTAGTCATCTTTTTTCGCTCTGCCTCATCTGTCTGTGTTTACTAACAGAGCGTCCATTTTTAGTCCGACAGCCCGAAGGatccgatggactattggtatcagatgtcatctgtctgtccgtcaacaatttttcaagaatcttcttcttcttcgaaacCGTGATgtttgtcatggaacatctttggggtaaggtctaccaagtttgttcaaagaattaggaaatattgatttgatcTGAGAAGAAAATCTACAATCGTTATGtcttgtcggttcttctgctgttattatttgactgta
The nucleotide sequence above comes from Sphaeramia orbicularis chromosome 19, fSphaOr1.1, whole genome shotgun sequence. Encoded proteins:
- the syde1 gene encoding rho GTPase-activating protein SYDE1; translated protein: MAEPLLKRTFSRLRGKDRSRRKTQDKASDVVQSSSSPSSPVPDPPSPPRNHITVAKKQQWAGQGSACPPTLSSAPKMSAVKSQDAPLQAWSQKVEQCSDRSWDPLLQDSSQPAGGSTNGSKLSGQRAYLQSLERSSRAWVLSSGKAQASDEAYSLQEESGSNNIWYNPIPEEEDIVGRGYGEGPDPRGRGQEEELVWKRRDAEPRRTGPGDSRTEPGGVWEGTNPSVSHHIDNITDSPPSDSSPASQKKGGVSGSMIDRLRSPGTVRKLSMKMKKLPELRRKLSLRSASSRAHRHGNDSRGSGDEGTSTAKNSSNQNVISKYHLDSSAPPARPLRRPSRGRSASKGGYLSDGDSPELLPRQQTPQTVTSQESACDVSSFRLYLGSDPPRCSQRVTGLLTVHLLGLEEMKTSRSEGSKDVFLVIQIDGVTRARTAPLAMRGPALSLNHAFHLELERARQLRVVVLTPANPQAVGGAKPGTNENQTSCGPSRNRVCCLGGVSIPPLFKGSRSQQLCVKLEPRGLLYVKLSLQEKWDTQPSCDSSTPANVFGVELHHLVEKEGSAAPVPLLIQKTVAEIERRGLKVVGLYRLCGSAAVKKELRDWFERNSSAVCLGEDLYPDINVITGILKDYLRELPSPLITRTLYHVVREAMTLRPPPVPPADPDPDLAQSTVELLDCLPPPEKATLSLLLDHLSLVASFNSSNRMTHQNLAVCFGPVLLTPTQEAWKGGGGGRGRGGAKGLGQGEELASAVDFKRHIEALHYLLQLWPVPSHRVPVDEHIDASPPPSPILTHNPLQREEEVVVSRRGRGLARLESPPINRYAGDWSVCGRDILTGQEADYDEVAGSDSDAGSGDEDDEEEKKEAWPAGGGGGGALYVDDFIDFDAPFNCRLSLKDFDTLIHDLDRELAKQINICL